ATGACAAAACCTGAGGGACAGAAAATAGAGCAGATTTCACCTTGCTCGCCTTTGTATTTACATCCCAGTGAGAGCACGAATCATTCACTGGTCCCGAgcaaatttaatggtaaaaattatgatCTTTGGTCTGACGCCGTCAAAACCGCTCTTGATGCAAAGAATAAACTGTCTTTCATCGAGGGCAATGTGAAGAAACCCGTCCTAACCAAAGGTCAAGAGGAAACGCTAGAAGCGGTGGCATGGCGACAGTGCAATGCCATGTTGAAATCGTGGCTGAGATGTTCGATTGAAGAAGATCTTCATGCCAGCATTAACTTTTCTGGAACCGTTGTGGAAATTTGGAAGGAATTACGGGATAGCTATTCCACTGGTAATTCACCACGGGTTCATCAATTGACGACGGAATTGGCAGAATGTCGACAAAAGAAGGGCCAATCTGTCATCGATTATTATACCAAATTAAAAACCATTTGGGATGAGTTAGCAAATTATTCCAAGGTTCATCAATGCACCTGTGGAGCGGCAGAGTCGATTCGCAAGGAACGAGAGGACGAGCGAGTCCATCAATTCCTTATGGGACTCGACAATAATCTTTACGGAAATATCCGTTCCAATTTGTTGATGGATGATGAAATCACGAATCTGGCAAGGGCATATTCGCTTGTCCTTCGTGAAGAGAGTCTCAAGGCTGCTACAAAGGAGAAGGACGACGTTCTTGAGGCAACTGCCATGGCGGCACGAATTCCTGATGGTGCAACCAAAGGTCGCAATTATGGAGAAAAAAAAGACGATAAGGATATTTTTTATTGTACTTACTGCCAAAAGCCTTGGCATACTGAAGATTACTGCTGGAATAAACCCGAGAACCAAGGTCGGGGACGCGGGCGTGGCCGTCGAGGGCGCGGCCGTGGAGGCAGAGGACATTCAGAACGTGCTAATGCAGCGGGTGTGAGTGAAGGAGATGCGACGAAGCAGGGACTGACGGCGGAAGAACTTGTACAGTTCCGAGCTCTTATTGCCAGCAAAGGTGACAATAATTCGAATGATAAAGGTATTGAAATTAATTATGAGAGTTGGCTTCTTGATACAGGGTGTTCGCATCATATGACCGGAAAGCGATACCTACTTGAGAATATTGAAAAGAAAGCAATTTCGACAGTAGGTTTGCCAAATGGTTCTCACATCACCGCCTGTGAACACGGCACAGTAACTTTGAGTTCGAATTTTGTTTTGAAAGACGTGCTTTATGTTCCCACATTGCAATGTGATTTAATTTCGGTTCGGCAATTAATTCGTGAAAACAATTGTTTAGTAACCTTTTACTCTGATCATTGCGTTATACAGGATCTCTCTTCGAGGATGAAGATTGGACGGGGGGAGCATAAAGACGGGGTCTATTATTTAAAGGCACAAAAGGAGGAGTCCGTAGCAAAGGTCGAAGCTACTGGTGATGCGAGGCTTTGGCACAAGCGACTTGGGCATCCTTCTAGTAGTGTGTTACCTCTCTTTTCTAGTTTAATTGGTTTGAATTTATGTTGGAATTCTAAGGATATTTGTGATCCGTGTTGTCGTGCTAAGCAAACACGGTCAGTTTTTAAGTTGAATAAGAAACGGAATGAATCTTTGTTTGGACTTATACATTGTGATATTTGGGGGAAATACAGTGTGAAAAGTTTCAGTGGGGCTCATTTTTTTCTTACGATTGTAGACGACAAGAGCAGGGCAGTTTGGGTCTACCTAATGCGAGAAAAGAGTGAAGTAAttcaattactaattaatttttgCAAAATGGTTAAAACCCAATTTGGAAGGCAAGTCAAGGTAGTTCAAAGCGATAATGGGTCGGAGTTTCTTTCCGGACCATTGAAACAATATTATAATGAAAATGGTATGCTTTTTCAAAGTAGTAATGTCgataccccacaacaaaatggtaggGTAGAGCGAAAACACCGACATATCTTAGAAAAGGCTAGAGCACTTCGTTTTCAAGCTAACTTGCCTCTTGAGTTTTGAGGAGAGTGTATTGTTACCGCTGCGTATTTAATAAACCGAACCCCCACCCATGTCTTACACGGTCAAACCCCATATGAAGCTTTACACGGAAAACGACCCGTACTCGATTCCATTAGAGTATTTGGCAGTTTATGTTACGTCCACAACAAGGAGAAACCGAAAGATAAATTTGGTGAGCGAGGGAAACGATGCATTTTTATCGGCTATCCATCCACTAAAAAAGGATGGAGGGTTTATGATCTCAAAACAGGGGACATCTTTGAGTCAAGGGATGTGAATTTTTATGAACATTTATTCCCTTTTGGTGACTTACGTAATGAACAAGAGCAATCCAATAGTGAGTCCATTAATCGTGAACATCAGACGCACAAAAATTTTGACATTGAGAATGAAGAAGTCGTTTCGCCAGAAGTTGATTCAAATGGCGAAAACAGAATAGAAACTAATGAGCAGGAGCACGTTGAAACGGAAATTATTCCAGAAATTCCGAGTAACAGTGACAATTCCGTACCCATGGGAAGAGGAGCTCGTGAGAAATTTGAGCCCGCATGGAAGAAGGACTATTTGTGCAAGTCGACAAGAATAATAGACCCCCAAACGACAGTCCCCTCGGCTCAAGCTTCATCCAAAAAGAGAGGTACGCGCTATCCTTTGAGTAATTATGTTACTTATAATTGTTTttccaaaaaacaccaatgtttcTTGAGCAAGATTGATGCAGTGATTGAGCCACAAAAGTACAGTGAGGCAGCCGGTATACCCGAATGGAGAGAAGCGATGTTGAAAGAATATCGAGCTCTTGAAAATAATGGCACATGGAGTGTTGTGGATTTACCGAAAGGAAAGCGACCCATTGGGTGTCGATGGGTCTATAAAATTAAATACCATGCCGATGGAACCGTTGAACGTTACAAGGCACGGTTAGTTGCTCAAGGATATACTCAAGTTGAAGGGGTAGATTATCACGAAACTTTTGCTCCGGTGGCCAAGATGACAAGTGTACGGTGTTTACTTGCCGTCGCATTAGCCAAAAATTGGAATATTGCGCAGTTGGATGTAAACAACGCATTTCTAGATGGCGATCTACATGAAGAGGTTTACATGAGAATGCCACCGGGTTTTGATGATAATGGCTCGAATAAAGTGTGCCGATTACGAAAGAGTTTGTATGGCTTGAAGCAAGCTTCGAGAAATTGGTTCGAGAAATTGACTATGTCATTAACGAGGTATGGTTTTCATCAATCATTGGCTGATTATTCCCTTTTCACTTACAACAAAGATGGAATTTTTCTTGGAGTATTAGtctatgtagatgatatgataATTGTGAGTAGTAATAACTCGgcttgtgaccgtcttaagaagTTTTTACATGAGAGTTTTGGAATAAAAGACCTTGGGAAATTAAAATACTTCTTAGGCATAGAAGTGGCTGAGGGTTCAAAAGGAATGTTTCTTTGCCAACGGAAATATGCGTTAGACATTATAAAGGAAGCGGGATTGGAAGGTGCAAAGCCAATCGATACACCCATTCAGCCGAAGCACAACTTGGCTCGAGCTGAAGGGGAGTTGTTGCGTGACCCACTAAAGTATCGAAGGCTGGTCGGAAAATTGATTTATTTAACAATTACGAGACCCGACTTAGTCTATGCCGTCCATATTTTATCCCAATTTGTGCATAATGCGAGGCAGGAACATCTAGCAGCCGTGTACAAGTGCATCCGTTACATTAAAGGAGGACCGGGACGAGGTATAAAAATAAGTCGTGGCTGTGATTTACAAGTACGGGGTTATTCGGATTCCGATTATGCAAATTGTCCCCTTACAGGGAAGTCGATTTCTGGGTATTTCGTTTGTATCGGTAATTCTCCCATTGCTTGGAGAGCGAAGAAACAGGCCACGGTTGCAAAATCAACGGCAGAAGCCGAATATCGAGCTTTAGGGGCTGCAACGAGTGAGGTGCTATGGGTAAAGTCGTTCTTGAAGTCATTGGGGGTCGATCATATCAGGCCTATGACACTTTTCTGTGACAATCAAGCAGCTCTGAAGATAGCCAAGAATCCGGTCTCACATGATCGGACCAAACATATCGAAGTAGAATGCCATTTTATTCGACATCATATTATGCAAGGCACAGTAAGAACATTGTTTGTAAGAAGCAAGGACCAAATCGCTGATCTGTTTACAAAGGCCTTGGCCGGGAATGCGTTCCGATATCTTCAAGGCAAGTTGGGCATTGGATCACCGGATGCTCCAACTTGAAGGGGAGTAATAAGATGTGATTGAAGATATGCCATATTATTGTTATGGAAATATATTATGTGAATATTGTGTATAGGAAAGTTGTTGTAATATCCTATAATTAGTTATTTGGTTTCCTTTATTTAAGATATTATATTAGGTGTATCCCGTAGATTAAGGAAGTAGAAGTAGTATATAATTAGATGCCTTGTATTACGTTATTCAAAAATTAATAACTATCTTCTCAATTATCAATTTACCCTGTTCTTGATTTCTTTAATTTAGATTTAAAAATACACCAATCCTATTACTGATGGCCTCAacatcacacgttatattaataTCGATACTTAAGCTTTCACCCCATAGCCGTCCTCAATTCCTCATCAGTTTAAATTATTGGTTTGAGCATATCTTTCAAGTTCGGCAAGCAAGTCCGAGCATGTAGATCAAGTTACTATATTATAGATGTAAATGTAACTGAAAAACTTACTTTTTGATTCTCACCTTTTTCCATTTGCAAATTACCGATCTTATGATTATAGCTAGCAAGAAGAAACTAAAGTGTAGTATTCCGTAGTTTGTTAGTGTGTTGTGAGGGGAGGGGAGGGTCCTGCTACATTATATATATAGGGGGAGTGAACCTAAAATTTGTACATATCCCTATGGTATTGATAGTACTCGTAGTAAGCACTATGA
The Silene latifolia isolate original U9 population chromosome 11, ASM4854445v1, whole genome shotgun sequence genome window above contains:
- the LOC141612620 gene encoding uncharacterized protein LOC141612620 isoform X1 codes for the protein MTKPEGQKIEQISPCSPLYLHPSESTNHSLVPSKFNGKNYDLWSDAVKTALDAKNKLSFIEGNVKKPVLTKGQEETLEAVAWRQCNAMLKSWLRCSIEEDLHASINFSGTVVEIWKELRDSYSTGNSPRVHQLTTELAECRQKKGQSVIDYYTKLKTIWDELANYSKVHQCTCGAAESIRKEREDERVHQFLMGLDNNLYGNIRSNLLMDDEITNLARAYSLVLREESLKAATKEKDDVLEATAMAARIPDGATKGRNYGEKKDDKDIFYCTYCQKPWHTEDYCWNKPENQGRGRGRGRRGRGRGGRGHSERANAAGVSEGDATKQGLTAEELVQFRALIASKGDNNSNDKGSLFEDEDWTGGA
- the LOC141612620 gene encoding uncharacterized protein LOC141612620 isoform X2, giving the protein MTKPEGQKIEQISPCSPLYLHPSESTNHSLVPSKFNGKNYDLWSDAVKTALDAKNKLSFIEGNVKKPVLTKGQEETLEAVAWRQCNAMLKSWLRCSIEEDLHASINFSGTVVEIWKELRDSYSTGNSPRVHQLTTELAECRQKKGQSVIDYYTKLKTIWDELANYSKVHQCTCGAAESIRKEREDERVHQFLMGLDNNLYGNIRSNLLMDDEITNLARAYSLVLREESLKAATKEKDDVLEATAMAARIPDGATKGRNYGEKKDDKDIFYCTYCQKPWHTEDYCWNKPENQGRGRGRGRRGRGRGGRGHSERANAAGVSEGDATKQGLTAEELVQFRALIASKGSLFEDEDWTGGA